A stretch of Sphingomonas sp. JUb134 DNA encodes these proteins:
- the secD gene encoding protein translocase subunit SecD, protein MLDFPRWKVRAIWLGVLIMVLLAVPSLLPERTRAQLPGWVPTPTINLGLDLAGGSYILLEAKTSDVATTRLEQMREQVSTEMRRAPRVQIGDISTRGGRLSFMVRDVAQVDAAREKLLSITGGGAGLTGQREWDIEVVDQTRFVLTQTDAGLTQAVDRAMDDATDVVRRRIDELGTREPTIIRQGSNRIVVQVPGLDDPKALKDLLGKTARLEFKLVDTTADPAAVLRGDAPVGSQILRYQGTGQPIAVKRNTIISGDQLADARQSYDQNGQPNVDITFDSVGGRRFATVTRENVNKPFAIIVDNQVISAPNINEPILGGRASIAGGFTVDGANQLAIALRSGKLPVDLTVVQESTVSPELGDDSIRAGILASVIAAVAVIAFMILTYGRFGIYATTAVVINVLVILAVMGMLNATLTLPGIAGFVLTIGTAVDANVLINERIREERRRGRSVIQSLELGYKEASRTIFEANVTHAIAGLIMLLLGSGPIRGFAVVLLLGIATSVFTAVTFTRMLVSGWVRKNRPTEIHI, encoded by the coding sequence ATGCTCGATTTCCCGCGCTGGAAGGTCCGGGCCATCTGGCTCGGGGTCCTCATCATGGTGCTGCTCGCGGTGCCGAGCCTGCTGCCGGAGCGCACCCGCGCCCAGCTGCCGGGCTGGGTGCCGACGCCGACGATCAACCTGGGCCTCGACCTGGCCGGCGGCAGCTACATCCTGCTGGAGGCCAAGACCTCCGACGTCGCGACCACGCGGCTGGAGCAGATGCGGGAACAGGTTTCGACCGAGATGCGGCGCGCCCCGCGCGTCCAGATCGGCGACATCTCCACGCGCGGCGGGCGGCTGTCGTTCATGGTGCGCGACGTGGCGCAGGTAGACGCGGCGCGCGAGAAGCTGCTGTCGATCACCGGCGGCGGCGCGGGCCTGACGGGCCAGCGCGAATGGGACATCGAGGTGGTCGACCAGACCCGCTTCGTGCTGACCCAGACCGACGCGGGCCTCACCCAGGCCGTCGACCGGGCGATGGACGACGCGACCGACGTGGTCCGCCGCCGCATCGACGAGCTCGGCACGCGCGAGCCGACGATCATCCGCCAGGGTTCGAACCGCATCGTCGTGCAGGTGCCGGGCCTGGACGATCCCAAGGCGCTGAAGGACCTGCTGGGCAAGACCGCGCGGCTGGAGTTCAAGCTGGTCGACACCACCGCCGATCCGGCGGCGGTGCTGCGCGGTGACGCGCCGGTCGGCAGCCAGATCCTGCGCTATCAGGGCACGGGCCAGCCGATCGCGGTCAAGCGCAACACGATCATCTCGGGCGACCAGCTCGCCGATGCGCGCCAGTCCTATGACCAGAACGGCCAGCCCAACGTCGACATCACCTTCGACAGCGTGGGCGGCCGGCGCTTCGCGACCGTCACCCGCGAAAACGTGAACAAGCCGTTCGCGATCATCGTCGACAACCAGGTGATCTCGGCACCCAACATCAACGAGCCGATCCTGGGCGGCCGCGCCTCCATCGCCGGCGGCTTCACCGTCGACGGCGCGAACCAGCTCGCGATCGCGCTGCGCTCGGGCAAGCTGCCGGTCGACCTGACGGTGGTGCAGGAAAGCACGGTCAGCCCGGAACTGGGCGACGATTCGATCCGCGCCGGCATCCTCGCCTCGGTAATCGCGGCCGTCGCCGTGATCGCGTTCATGATCCTGACCTATGGCCGGTTCGGCATCTATGCGACCACCGCGGTCGTCATCAACGTGCTGGTGATCCTGGCCGTGATGGGGATGCTGAACGCGACGCTGACGCTGCCGGGCATCGCCGGCTTCGTGCTGACCATCGGTACCGCGGTCGACGCCAACGTGCTGATCAACGAGCGCATCCGCGAAGAGCGGCGGCGCGGCCGGAGCGTCATCCAGTCGCTGGAGCTGGGCTACAAGGAAGCGAGCCGCACGATCTTCGAGGCGAACGTGACGCACGCGATCGCGGGCCTGATCATGCTGCTGCTGGGCTCCGGCCCGATCCGCGGCTTTGCCGTGGTGCTGCTGCTCGGCATCGCGACCTCGGTGTTCACCGCCGTCACCTTCACGCGCATGCTCGTGTCGGGTTGGGTTCGCAAGAACCGGCCGACCGAGATCCATATCTAG
- the yajC gene encoding preprotein translocase subunit YajC, which yields MLVPKAFAQSAGSAAQGGALASFVSIAPLILIFVVFYFLMIRPQQKRMKTLQTAIANVKKGDQVVTAGGLLGRVTRVEDAVVEVEIAPNTRVRVVKATIAEVTAPAGAKPAND from the coding sequence ATGCTCGTTCCCAAAGCTTTTGCCCAGTCCGCCGGATCGGCCGCCCAGGGCGGTGCCCTTGCGTCGTTCGTGTCGATCGCGCCGCTGATCCTGATCTTCGTGGTCTTCTACTTCCTGATGATTCGCCCGCAGCAGAAGCGGATGAAGACGCTGCAGACGGCGATCGCGAACGTGAAGAAGGGCGACCAGGTCGTGACGGCCGGCGGCCTGCTGGGTCGCGTCACCCGCGTCGAGGACGCGGTGGTCGAGGTCGAGATCGCGCCCAACACCCGCGTGCGCGTCGTCAAGGCGACCATCGCCGAGGTGACGGCGCCCGCCGGCGCCAAGCCCGCGAACGACTGA
- a CDS encoding PAS domain S-box protein — MTDLSGREGQRLAALAQYKIVDTPPEEAFDEIAELAAAICEAPMAIVNLIGDGRQFFKAEVGLGVREMPLDTSFCAQAILEEDFLLVPDAAADPRFACNPLVTGAPHLRFYAGAILKSPEGLPIGTLSVLDVRPRTLTGVQERAIRVLARQVMVQLEQRLATERAATSEARQGAIVDSAQDFAIIAMDLDGKILEWSYGAERVLGWSEREAVGQSASLFFIEEDRAAGVPDREMQCALEEGRAIDERWHVRKGGARFWASGELSPLRDRAGQHVGFVKILRDRTEEHLAGIALRQAQERFQTIFDTVEAAFAIVEVKFDENEEPINYRFVEANPAFARQAGVDLRGKWVTEYAPDLEPFWFQIYGHVAKTGEPTNFENYAEAFQRWFDVRAVRVGDPADRQIAIIFNDVTARREAEERLRVSEASARENAERVQLALEAGAIIGTWHWDLPSDQFTVDDAFARTFGLDPALGRKGIPLAQITATVHPDDRRGLEEAIGEVIARGGPYAHQYRVRRCDGRYYWIEANGRVEHGPDGTPLSFPGVLIDVQERRTIEAERDRALADLRALNETLEQRVAQRTADLVEAEDALRQSQKVEAIGQLTGGVAHDFNNLLTVIRGSVDLLRRPGLSDDRRQRYIDAISDTADRATKLTNQLLAFARRQSLKPEVFDVSESVRTVSDMVRTLTGSRVKVSLRLPSEPCYIDADRSQFDTAIVNMAVNARDAMKGEGELILSVCTTSEMPAIRAHPATPGEFVAVSLTDSGPGIPADNIDRIFEPFFTTKGVGEGTGLGLSQVFGFTKQSGGGIIVTSEEGEGATFTLYLPRVEGTAGVPAAAGDNSLPLGEGACVLVVEDNAEVGMFATQALAELGYETVWAMDGRKALAELAAEAGRFDVVFSDVMMPGMSGIELGQEIARLYPALPVVLTSGYSEVLAQNGTHGFELVHKPYSIDTLSRALQKVSRRR, encoded by the coding sequence ATGACGGATCTCTCTGGACGCGAGGGGCAGCGGCTGGCTGCGCTTGCACAATATAAGATCGTGGACACGCCCCCCGAGGAGGCGTTCGACGAGATCGCCGAACTGGCCGCCGCGATCTGCGAGGCGCCGATGGCGATCGTGAACCTGATCGGGGACGGCCGCCAGTTCTTCAAGGCCGAGGTCGGCCTGGGCGTGCGGGAGATGCCGCTGGACACATCCTTCTGTGCCCAGGCGATCCTGGAGGAGGATTTCCTTCTTGTTCCCGACGCGGCCGCGGACCCGCGCTTTGCCTGCAATCCGCTGGTCACGGGAGCGCCGCACCTGCGCTTCTATGCGGGGGCGATCCTGAAGTCGCCCGAAGGGCTGCCGATCGGCACCCTGTCCGTGCTCGACGTTCGCCCCCGGACCCTCACCGGAGTGCAGGAGCGCGCGATCCGCGTTCTCGCCCGCCAGGTCATGGTGCAGCTGGAGCAACGGCTTGCCACCGAGCGCGCAGCGACGTCCGAGGCGCGCCAGGGGGCGATCGTGGACAGCGCCCAGGATTTTGCGATCATCGCCATGGACCTGGACGGCAAGATTCTGGAGTGGAGCTACGGCGCGGAGCGTGTGCTCGGCTGGTCGGAACGCGAGGCGGTGGGGCAGAGCGCTTCGCTGTTCTTCATCGAGGAGGATCGCGCAGCCGGGGTGCCGGATCGCGAGATGCAGTGCGCCCTGGAAGAAGGCCGGGCGATCGACGAGCGCTGGCATGTGCGAAAGGGCGGCGCACGATTCTGGGCGAGCGGCGAGCTGTCTCCGCTGCGCGATCGGGCCGGGCAGCATGTCGGCTTCGTGAAGATCCTGCGCGATCGCACCGAGGAGCACCTCGCCGGCATTGCGCTGCGCCAGGCGCAGGAGCGGTTCCAGACGATCTTCGACACGGTGGAGGCGGCGTTCGCCATCGTCGAGGTCAAGTTCGACGAGAATGAAGAGCCGATCAACTATCGCTTCGTCGAGGCGAATCCCGCCTTCGCGCGCCAGGCCGGCGTGGACCTGCGCGGCAAGTGGGTGACCGAATATGCGCCGGACCTGGAGCCGTTCTGGTTCCAGATCTACGGGCATGTGGCCAAGACCGGCGAGCCGACGAACTTCGAAAATTATGCCGAGGCCTTCCAGCGCTGGTTCGACGTGCGCGCGGTGCGGGTCGGCGACCCTGCCGACCGGCAGATCGCGATCATTTTCAATGATGTGACCGCCCGGCGGGAAGCGGAGGAGCGCCTGCGGGTCAGCGAGGCGAGTGCGCGGGAGAATGCGGAGCGGGTGCAGCTCGCCCTGGAGGCCGGCGCCATCATCGGCACCTGGCACTGGGATCTGCCGAGCGACCAGTTCACCGTCGACGACGCGTTCGCGCGCACCTTCGGCCTGGACCCGGCACTTGGCCGCAAGGGCATCCCGCTGGCGCAGATCACGGCCACGGTTCACCCGGACGACCGGCGGGGCCTGGAGGAGGCGATCGGCGAGGTGATCGCACGCGGCGGTCCCTACGCCCACCAGTATCGCGTGCGACGGTGCGACGGCCGCTATTATTGGATCGAGGCGAACGGACGGGTCGAGCATGGGCCCGACGGGACGCCGCTGAGCTTCCCGGGCGTCCTGATCGACGTCCAGGAGCGGCGCACCATCGAGGCGGAGCGCGACCGTGCGCTTGCGGACCTGCGCGCGCTCAACGAGACGTTGGAGCAGCGGGTCGCGCAGCGGACGGCGGACCTGGTGGAGGCCGAGGACGCCTTGCGCCAGTCGCAGAAGGTCGAGGCGATCGGGCAGCTTACCGGCGGGGTCGCGCACGATTTCAACAACCTGCTGACCGTCATTCGCGGGTCCGTCGACCTGCTGCGTCGGCCCGGCCTCTCCGACGATCGGCGCCAGCGCTACATCGACGCGATCTCCGACACCGCGGACCGCGCGACCAAGCTCACCAACCAGCTGCTGGCGTTCGCGCGCCGCCAGTCGCTGAAGCCCGAGGTCTTTGACGTTTCCGAAAGCGTGCGGACCGTCAGCGACATGGTGCGGACGCTGACGGGATCGCGGGTGAAGGTGTCCCTGAGGCTGCCGTCCGAACCCTGCTACATCGACGCGGACCGCAGCCAGTTCGACACCGCGATCGTCAACATGGCCGTCAATGCGCGCGACGCGATGAAGGGCGAGGGTGAGCTGATCCTGTCGGTTTGCACCACGTCCGAGATGCCGGCCATCCGGGCACATCCTGCGACGCCGGGGGAGTTCGTGGCCGTCTCGCTGACCGACAGCGGGCCCGGCATCCCGGCCGACAACATCGACCGCATCTTCGAGCCGTTCTTCACCACCAAGGGCGTGGGCGAGGGAACTGGCCTTGGGCTGAGCCAGGTGTTCGGATTCACGAAGCAGTCCGGCGGCGGCATCATCGTCACGAGCGAGGAAGGGGAGGGGGCGACCTTCACCCTGTATCTGCCGCGGGTCGAAGGAACGGCGGGCGTCCCGGCCGCAGCCGGCGACAATTCCCTCCCGCTCGGCGAGGGGGCCTGCGTGCTGGTGGTCGAGGACAATGCCGAAGTCGGCATGTTCGCGACCCAGGCGCTGGCGGAGCTCGGCTATGAGACGGTGTGGGCGATGGACGGGCGAAAGGCGCTGGCGGAACTGGCTGCCGAGGCCGGCCGCTTCGACGTCGTCTTCTCCGACGTGATGATGCCGGGCATGTCCGGCATCGAGCTTGGCCAGGAGATCGCCCGCCTCTACCCCGCGCTGCCGGTCGTCCTGACCAGCGGATACAGCGAGGTGCTGGCGCAGAACGGAACCCACGGCTTCGAACTCGTGCACAAGCCCTATTCGATCGATACGCTGTCGCGGGCCCTGCAGAAGGTTTCCCGGCGACGCTGA
- a CDS encoding TIGR03032 family protein: MSNAPAPMAGASNGPSPATPGTPKPTNTNLTVSRGLSDWLRANRTSIAFTSYQTGQLFLVGVTPAGTVSFNQQNFSRAMGVCYQPGRLYLGTSHQIWRLENMLRPGETANQHFDMALIPRNAQTTGDVDVHEVGTDAAGRVIFVNTKYSCLATLDLNHSFRPIWKPGFISKLAPEDRCHLNGMAMDGGTPRYVTAVSRSDSLTGWRERRHEGGVLIEVATDRIVTDQLSMPHSPRVLGDHVLALDSGRGHLIRIDPATGERTDIAFCPGFLRGMSLHNGHALVTVSKPRNGTFAGLALDTALASRDAEAWCGVLIVNLASGDIVEWIKLDGFITELFDVAVMPGVVCPMSIGPDTPEMRSTISFDREISPLS; this comes from the coding sequence ATGAGTAACGCGCCCGCACCCATGGCCGGGGCAAGCAACGGACCGTCGCCGGCGACGCCGGGTACGCCCAAGCCGACGAACACCAACCTGACGGTGTCGCGCGGGCTGTCCGACTGGCTGCGCGCCAACCGCACGAGCATCGCCTTCACCTCCTACCAGACGGGGCAGTTGTTCCTGGTCGGCGTGACCCCGGCGGGCACGGTCTCGTTCAACCAGCAGAACTTCTCCCGCGCGATGGGGGTCTGCTACCAGCCCGGCAGGCTGTATCTCGGCACGTCGCACCAGATCTGGCGGCTCGAGAACATGCTTCGGCCCGGTGAGACGGCGAACCAGCATTTCGACATGGCGCTGATCCCGCGCAACGCCCAGACGACCGGCGACGTCGACGTGCACGAGGTCGGCACGGACGCAGCCGGGCGCGTGATCTTCGTCAACACCAAGTACAGCTGCCTGGCGACGCTGGACCTGAACCACAGCTTCCGCCCGATCTGGAAGCCGGGCTTCATTTCCAAGCTCGCGCCCGAGGATCGCTGCCACCTGAACGGGATGGCGATGGACGGCGGCACGCCGCGCTATGTGACGGCGGTCAGCCGCAGCGACAGCCTGACGGGCTGGCGCGAGCGCCGTCACGAAGGCGGCGTGCTGATCGAGGTCGCGACCGACCGCATCGTGACCGATCAGTTGTCCATGCCGCATAGCCCCCGGGTCCTGGGCGATCATGTGCTGGCGCTGGATTCCGGGCGCGGGCATCTCATCCGCATCGACCCGGCGACCGGTGAGCGGACCGACATCGCCTTCTGCCCGGGCTTCCTGCGGGGCATGTCGCTCCACAACGGCCATGCCCTGGTGACCGTGTCGAAGCCGCGCAACGGCACCTTCGCCGGCCTCGCGCTCGATACTGCGCTGGCGAGCCGCGATGCCGAGGCGTGGTGCGGCGTGCTGATCGTCAACCTCGCCTCCGGCGACATCGTCGAATGGATCAAGCTGGACGGCTTCATCACCGAATTGTTCGACGTTGCGGTGATGCCCGGCGTCGTGTGTCCGATGTCGATCGGACCCGATACGCCGGAGATGCGCTCCACGATCAGTTTCGATCGGGAAATATCCCCGCTGTCGTGA
- a CDS encoding beta strand repeat-containing protein, whose protein sequence is MKMLSQGGGSKIARLLTSTAIVSAAAGALVAVPAFAEGECGVATQGSVTCSAADNPYPNGITYLSPAVDPAADPGLDPTVPVYDLTVNLGEGVAIESGANPGVAIIGFNEGAATLNAFGDTSIAVSGTGAIGVIGSTNYGDLTINTDSIVADGRASQGINAVSNAGDITIDAGSITTTGNSSVGISANGYTGDIRIAADTVTAAGYYVGGIYAYAGNGDVTIDAGTVATTGGSFYDYGSDAITVRAGAGSVTIDAETVSTQADYSEGIRAVSFGPDAVVDVTAGSITTSGYGAVGAVVQGSTAQLTVGDITTSGDGAYGAVMFGTGPGGATFVSDGSIETSGVDANGVFVKAYGGDASITVNDVSTTGDSAPAIYAYGTNTNVTVNGDVSTSGANSNGVTAVAIGGDLSVANNGSIATSGAGSAGMALAALGDVTVTGAGSVSASATGIDAYSAAGNIDITQGAIATSEAGADGVHAETANYYGTAGNITVDVGSVETAGDFADGVDATALNGGAIDITHGEVSTSGEQAFGVVAVGLEDVSITGESVTTTGYNAAGAYAVSIGGDVTVAQGTVSTAGDYAPGVVGASYFGNVTISADSVTTTGYSSNGVLGVALYGGDTNITVGDVSTSGDSSFGVNAQAYNAAAVTVTGTVTTSGYASDGVNVYAIGAITDEDNGATVINNGAVVTSGAESDGIHVEAFYGDVSIGGTGSVTTTGDFSTGIFARSQYGAIDIASASVASTGVGIDAYASGGVTVDAGTVRTTGDGSVAIAAGGFNSVAVTADAVSTRGTNATGISAASFGGDVTVDVGSVRVSGTDSRAIRALGFGGGADVTVGGAVRSTSGTAIEMIAGGAGGGGGDPMGDPARDGLARLTIAAGGSVHGGTNAVTVTSLNGTTITNDGTITGGSGYAIQASGGAATIANNGALTGRLQLTDNADRLTNAGTLTLIGDSDFGAGADVLNNSGTIRLGGAAATRTVAITNLETLSNSGLIDLRNGRAGDVLTLAGTAYTGTGDATLGLDLRFGTTTAAVDRLVVGSASGSTLVTLQASDGQAILIPATTIVQTSAASSATAFTLDPASRDIGLIQYGITYDPTALAYRLVSAPSATVYRQAKLGEGLASVWNRSGDAVTAHLAAGRDAGWGSPATDTTGRLWLQMFGEVNKRKETRDFAFNSLVQDDVNLGYRQDAFGGQIGFDIGGGSSENGGAVFGVSTGYLSSAMNFAGSGDRFDIDTLNGAIYGAFQAGGLFINGLAKYDRSWIEARGNLANFNVETKANTWGGKLEAGARLGSDTFFAEPAVSIAYTKSDIDSYGTLGGRFDFDDFEGLRGKAGVKIGGATDIGESSKLVFYVGGAAVHEFKGDDGLRFTSGAQTLVLGSDALGTYGQGTLGFNIMTASGVTGFLEAHGEYGDDYQGGGGRAGIRIKF, encoded by the coding sequence ATGAAGATGCTGTCGCAGGGGGGCGGATCCAAGATCGCGCGTTTGCTCACGAGCACCGCGATCGTGAGTGCTGCGGCGGGCGCGCTTGTCGCCGTCCCTGCCTTCGCGGAAGGCGAATGTGGCGTGGCGACGCAGGGCAGCGTGACCTGCTCTGCGGCAGACAACCCCTATCCGAACGGCATCACCTACCTGTCCCCCGCGGTCGATCCGGCGGCCGATCCCGGCCTGGACCCAACGGTTCCGGTCTATGACCTGACGGTCAACCTGGGCGAGGGTGTCGCGATCGAGAGCGGCGCGAACCCCGGGGTCGCCATCATCGGGTTCAACGAGGGTGCCGCGACGCTCAACGCCTTTGGCGACACCAGCATCGCCGTTTCCGGCACCGGCGCTATCGGGGTGATCGGCAGCACCAACTATGGCGACCTGACGATCAACACCGACAGCATCGTCGCGGACGGGCGCGCCTCCCAGGGCATCAACGCGGTCAGCAACGCCGGCGACATCACCATCGATGCCGGCTCGATCACGACGACGGGCAACAGCTCGGTCGGCATCAGCGCCAATGGCTATACGGGCGACATCCGGATCGCGGCCGACACGGTCACCGCGGCGGGCTATTATGTCGGCGGCATCTATGCCTATGCCGGCAACGGCGACGTCACGATCGACGCGGGCACCGTCGCCACCACCGGCGGCAGCTTTTACGATTACGGCTCGGACGCGATCACCGTACGCGCCGGCGCCGGTTCGGTCACGATCGATGCCGAGACGGTGTCGACGCAGGCGGACTATTCGGAGGGCATTCGCGCCGTCTCGTTCGGCCCGGACGCCGTCGTTGACGTTACCGCCGGCAGCATCACGACGAGCGGTTATGGCGCCGTGGGCGCGGTGGTGCAGGGCAGCACGGCGCAGCTGACCGTCGGCGACATCACGACGTCCGGCGACGGCGCCTATGGCGCGGTGATGTTCGGCACCGGGCCGGGGGGCGCCACCTTCGTATCGGACGGATCGATCGAGACCAGCGGTGTGGACGCGAACGGCGTGTTCGTGAAGGCCTATGGCGGCGATGCTTCCATCACCGTCAACGATGTTTCCACCACCGGTGATTCCGCGCCGGCGATCTATGCCTATGGGACCAACACCAACGTCACCGTAAACGGGGACGTCTCGACCAGCGGGGCGAATTCCAACGGTGTCACGGCCGTCGCGATCGGCGGCGACCTGAGCGTCGCCAACAATGGTTCGATCGCCACGAGCGGGGCGGGAAGCGCGGGCATGGCGCTTGCGGCCCTGGGCGACGTGACGGTCACGGGAGCGGGATCCGTTTCGGCCAGTGCGACGGGTATCGACGCCTACAGCGCCGCCGGAAACATCGACATCACCCAAGGTGCGATCGCGACGAGCGAGGCGGGTGCCGATGGCGTCCATGCGGAGACGGCGAACTACTATGGCACCGCCGGCAACATCACCGTCGATGTGGGCTCAGTCGAGACCGCGGGAGACTTTGCCGACGGGGTCGATGCGACCGCGTTGAACGGCGGCGCCATCGACATCACGCATGGGGAGGTGTCGACCAGCGGCGAGCAAGCCTTCGGCGTGGTCGCGGTCGGACTGGAGGATGTCAGCATCACCGGCGAGTCGGTGACGACGACCGGCTACAACGCGGCGGGTGCCTATGCCGTCAGCATCGGCGGCGACGTCACCGTGGCGCAGGGGACGGTCAGCACCGCCGGCGACTATGCGCCGGGCGTCGTGGGGGCATCCTATTTCGGAAACGTGACGATCTCGGCCGACAGCGTCACGACCACGGGCTATTCGTCGAACGGCGTGCTCGGCGTGGCGCTCTATGGCGGTGATACCAACATCACCGTCGGCGATGTCAGCACCAGCGGCGACAGCTCGTTCGGCGTCAACGCGCAGGCGTACAACGCCGCTGCCGTGACCGTCACCGGCACCGTCACCACCAGCGGCTACGCGTCCGATGGCGTCAACGTGTATGCGATCGGCGCGATCACGGACGAGGACAACGGCGCGACCGTCATCAACAACGGCGCGGTGGTGACCAGCGGCGCCGAGTCCGACGGCATCCATGTCGAGGCCTTCTACGGCGACGTGTCGATCGGGGGTACGGGCTCGGTCACGACGACCGGGGACTTCTCGACCGGCATCTTCGCGCGCAGCCAATATGGCGCGATCGACATCGCCAGCGCTTCCGTCGCCTCCACCGGGGTCGGCATCGATGCCTATGCATCGGGCGGGGTGACCGTGGATGCAGGAACGGTCCGGACGACGGGCGACGGCTCGGTCGCCATCGCGGCGGGCGGGTTCAACAGCGTTGCGGTGACCGCGGACGCGGTATCGACCCGCGGCACAAACGCGACCGGCATCAGTGCGGCGAGCTTCGGCGGCGATGTCACGGTGGACGTGGGATCGGTGCGAGTGTCGGGCACGGACTCGCGTGCGATCCGCGCCCTGGGCTTCGGCGGCGGCGCGGACGTGACGGTCGGCGGGGCGGTGCGTTCGACCAGCGGCACCGCGATCGAGATGATCGCGGGCGGTGCCGGCGGCGGCGGCGGCGACCCGATGGGCGACCCGGCGCGCGATGGCCTGGCGCGGCTGACGATCGCCGCCGGCGGATCGGTCCACGGCGGCACGAACGCCGTCACCGTCACGTCGCTGAACGGGACGACCATCACCAACGACGGCACGATCACGGGTGGCAGCGGCTATGCGATCCAGGCGTCCGGCGGCGCGGCGACGATCGCCAACAACGGAGCCCTGACCGGCCGGCTGCAACTGACGGACAATGCCGACCGGCTGACCAACGCCGGCACCCTTACCCTGATCGGCGACAGCGATTTCGGGGCCGGGGCCGACGTGCTGAACAACAGCGGCACGATCCGGCTGGGGGGCGCCGCTGCGACGCGGACGGTGGCGATCACCAATCTGGAGACGCTGTCGAACAGCGGCCTCATCGACCTGCGCAACGGCCGGGCGGGCGATGTCCTGACGCTCGCCGGCACCGCCTACACCGGCACCGGCGACGCGACCCTAGGGCTCGACCTCCGCTTCGGGACCACGACCGCCGCCGTCGATCGGCTTGTGGTGGGGAGTGCGAGCGGCTCCACCTTGGTCACCTTGCAGGCGAGCGACGGCCAGGCGATCCTGATCCCGGCGACCACCATCGTCCAGACCTCCGCCGCCTCGTCGGCGACGGCCTTCACGCTGGACCCGGCATCGCGCGACATCGGCCTCATCCAGTACGGCATCACCTATGATCCGACGGCGCTGGCCTATCGCCTCGTCAGCGCGCCCAGCGCGACGGTGTACCGCCAGGCGAAGCTCGGCGAGGGCCTCGCCTCGGTGTGGAACCGGTCCGGGGACGCGGTGACCGCCCACCTGGCGGCAGGTCGGGATGCGGGCTGGGGCAGCCCTGCCACCGACACGACCGGCCGGCTCTGGCTGCAGATGTTCGGGGAGGTCAACAAGCGCAAGGAAACGCGCGACTTCGCGTTCAACAGCCTGGTGCAGGATGACGTGAACCTGGGCTATCGCCAGGATGCGTTCGGCGGCCAGATCGGCTTCGATATCGGCGGCGGCTCCAGCGAGAATGGCGGCGCCGTGTTCGGCGTGTCGACCGGCTATCTCTCGTCCGCGATGAACTTTGCCGGCTCGGGCGACCGGTTCGACATCGATACGCTGAACGGCGCCATCTATGGCGCGTTCCAGGCGGGCGGCCTCTTCATCAACGGCCTGGCGAAATACGACCGCTCGTGGATCGAGGCGCGCGGCAACCTCGCCAACTTCAACGTGGAGACCAAGGCGAATACCTGGGGCGGCAAGCTGGAGGCGGGTGCTCGCCTGGGCTCCGACACCTTCTTTGCCGAGCCCGCCGTGAGCATCGCGTACACCAAGAGCGACATCGACAGCTATGGCACGCTGGGCGGCCGCTTCGACTTCGACGACTTCGAGGGCCTGCGTGGCAAGGCAGGGGTGAAGATTGGGGGGGCGACCGACATCGGCGAGTCTTCCAAGCTGGTGTTCTACGTCGGTGGTGCCGCGGTGCACGAGTTCAAGGGCGACGACGGCCTGCGGTTCACGAGCGGCGCACAGACGCTCGTGCTGGGGAGCGATGCCCTCGGCACCTATGGCCAGGGCACGCTGGGCTTCAACATCATGACCGCGAGCGGCGTCACCGGCTTCCTGGAAGCGCATGGCGAATATGGCGACGACTATCAGGGCGGCGGCGGCCGTGCCGGTATCCGGATCAAGTTCTGA